GAGGGCTACATTAAGCGCATAGTTTTCGCGCTGGCATTTGGGGCATATTATAAGCCCTATACTTCCGTCGTCGTCCCTATATAGGCCATTCGGCAAATTGTCGCTTCGTGTTCCCATTAGTACCGCCTTTTTGTAAAGTGAATAATAGCGAAGTCAATCGTAACGGCAGAAGCAAGCCCGGCGAACTGCGGGTACTTCTTATCTGTTTCGGCGAAAATCGGCGCGAACCATGCCTTAAAATCGTCTACCGTAAGCCCGTCGTTTTCGGCTAAAATCTCCAGGGGGACGGGGTGGCCGTCTACCTCTGCCGTATAATCGTAATAAGTGGCAGTTGCTATCGGTTTATCCTGTTCTTCCGCATAGTGATTTATTACACGACGTTCGCGCCGTAACGCCAACCTTTGCACGCCTACAATGCCGGCCGGAATCTCGGTTATAACTTCTTGGGGGCTTCGGTATGGCTTCGCGCTCCATTGGCGGACGCTAAGAACTCCACCCGTAGCCGTTATTTTTTCGATTTTTGCCCGCCAATACCCGTAATTGCTTCGGCAGGTGTGTACCTTCCGCCCGTCGGCTACTTTGGCTATAAAGCCCGTTTCTTGCCCTTTACGGGGGTGCTTCGGGCCGAAGTATTTGCCAAGTGTTACTACTGCTTTCATACTATTGTGTTATTAAAACGTCCGACTTATTCACGGTTACGCATATTGGCTGTAATGGCTGGTTAAATGTTCGAAGGGCTACCCAAAGTTCCCCGGTTTCCGCTATCTTCTTCCGTTCTTCTTCGTCCAACTCAAAGCAAAAAACCGCCGTTCCGTCTTCTGATTTATATGCAGGAAGGGGGTAATATTCGGGTTGATTTTCTCCGTAAACTGCATTTACTTCCTTAAATTGTTTTGCTTTCATACTCAATATTTTAATTAACTTTTGTTCGGTTATAAAGTAGGTGCGTATCTATTCCGGTAGCGTTAAAGACCAAGGCCCGAACGTCTTGCCCTAATTTTTCTACGGCTTTTAAGGTGTCTTCTTGGCTAACTCCTTCGGCCTGCTGCTTCTCGAAAAACTTATCTAATAGTGCGCTCATAAATATTTTTGTAGAAGCCCGGAACCCTTCTAAGGTGTAATTCGGTTTTGCTCCGTTAAATGCTTCGTACTCCCAAAGGGTAGCTTCCATTTCTTCAAGCACGGGGCTTAATTTCTTTCCTATCATATCGATAATTGTTAAAATGGCAAATCGTCTACTTCTTCGGGTTGCTGATATGCCGGCGGCGCGTAAGTTGGTGTAGCGGCCGAAGTCGTTACGGCCTGCTGGGGGGCTTCTGTTTGGTCAGCCCGGTTTCCGCCTAAAAGCTGCAATTCTCTAACCCGGCAATTTATACCGGCTTGCAATGCTCCGCCGGCTTCATATGCCTTGGCCGAAAGTTCGCCGCGAATAAATACGCGGGTACCCTTCTTCAAATAGTTAATTACCTGGCTTTCTCCGTATTTAAGGCAACTTACCCAAGTCGTACGTTCGTGTCGTTGCCCCTGCGAATCTTTATAGCTTTCGGTATGGGCTACGCTGAAAGCTATGTACTTTTGTCCGTTAAGGTCTTTAATAATGGCGTCCGCTCCGAGGTTGCCAATTGCTTCTAATACTAACATATTGCTTTAATTATTTGGTTATTAACTCTATTCCTTTGGCTACTACTAACGGCTGTTCTTCGCTTAATTTCCCGATAAAAGCCGTTATAATTCGCCCTTGGTCGGGGTTTATGCCTAACGGCGAAAATGTCCCGTTACTGTTCTTTACTACCAGCAAAATAGCTCCTTCCGGCAACTTGCTTAAATCCTTTGTTTTCATTTTGTTTTAAGTCCTTCTATCTTATAAAAACCTTCTTCCGATGCTTCGATAAGGTTGTACCGGGTTGATTTTTTAATTTCGATACCTATACGGCGAAACAAGGGCGCAACCCGAATACACGTAACCGAACAAGCCCCATTTTTCCGTACATAAACCCGGAAAGCGTCGGGGTCTGTATTATAGGAAACTTTCAAGTGCAAAGCCCCGCGTTCATCGTGGGCCAATAGTACCCCTTTATGCTCTGAAAGGTTAAGTTCTGCAACTGCTCGGCTACTGAAAAATAAATAGCCGGTAGAAGCCAACGTAACGAACATTTTACCGGGTTTCGGTGGTTTAATAATTCGTAGTGTCATTCTATGCAACTTTTAATAGTTCGTCTACAATTTCTTCTACCAAGGCTTCGCAAAGAACACGGGCTATATTCACTTCTACCGCATTGCCGATAAACTTCTTTTGGTCGGCTTGCGTCCCTATAAGGGTGTAGTTTTCCGGGAACCCCATAATTCGCTTTAACTCGATAATTTTTAACATTCGCATTTTTATATCGACGATACCGTAAAGGGCCATAAACTCCTTTATTTTCCGCATTGGGCCGCTATCGGTTTCGTAAATCTCTATTGCCAATTGTCCGCACTCCGTAGCAATAAGGTACGGGGGCTTTTTATCCATTTTGGCGATAAGGGTAAAGCACGGCTTTTCGACGGAACCGCCGGCGTTAGAAAATTGAGGGTTCATAAGATACCATTTGCAGGCTATTACGTTTTGCTTGGGATTCGTCATTACCGCCGGGCAAGGGTTATCCAAGGATGATAATTGCCCGCCGCCGCTATAATTGTTCGCTATAAATTCCGGCTTTACCACCGAAAACCTATCTTTCGTTGTAATAGTGGGCGAAGGCATATTTACGGAATGATTATTACCGTTTCCATAGTATGCCGAAAGAAATTCGGCCCCTACTAAACTATGGTGGTCTACGGTCGTAATGGTTCCCGCTACGTTGTCTACGCTGGAAACCTTGCTTTCCGGGTGTCCGCTAAAATGCTTTGCGAGAAAATGAATGTTCGCTATCCCTAACCTGTTTTGGCAAGCTACGGTAGGGCATGGTTCATCTATCGAAGGCGGGATATGCTTCCCCGTCTTCTTATTGACTGAATTATATTTAATCAAAAACGAATCCTTCCCGCCTGCTACGAACTTTATAAGGCCCGCGTATATGCGTTCCAAGGTCTTAGGCGAAAGCGGTTTTTTACGATTAAAGATACTTTCCCCTTCATCGGCAAAGTCCAAAACTTCCTTTACGGGTTTCCACTTCGCCAAGCTGCCGAAAAGGTCGCCGCCCCCGGTCTTTGAGTGGGTAGGCTTCGGCCATACAATAGGTAGGTACGGTTTGGCAAATATCCCGAAGAAACGCTTTCGGCTGGTATATGCCCCATAATCCGCTGCATTAAGTATTCTATGGTCGAACTTGTACCCGTAGGCTTTTACGTTATCTACCCAATTGGTATAAAGCCGCCCTTTGTCCCTGCTAATCGGTTTTCCGTTTTCGTCCAAGTCGCCCCAGCTCATAAATTCTTCTACGTTCTCGATTTGGATATAATCGGGGGTAAGAGCTTCTATGTACCTAAACAAGTGTTCGGCAAGGGTACGGCTATCTGCGTCGCGGGGCTGGCCGCCTTTGGCCCGGCTGAAATTGGTACATTCAAGCGAAGCCCAAAGCACAACTTTCGCCATAGGGTACATTCGGCGCATTTCGGCGGTATGTTCTGCCAATGGGCGTAAGTCCAAGGTTCGCATATCTTCCGTATAGTGCTGCGCTTCGGGATGATTGGCCGCGTGGCTCGCTATGGCGTTCGCGTCGTGGTTTACGCAAGCTATAACCTTCGCGCATTTTCGCTCCTTATAGTTGGCCTTCTCTACGCCTGTACTTGTTCCACCCGCACCGCAAAACAAGTCTATATATAGTAATCTAATGTTGTCCATTTCGTATTATAGTCAGACGCTTTCGCGGAAAATTAGTCTTTTGATAGGTGGGCTTTGACTGCGTTTGCATAAGCCCTAAATTCGGGGGTATATCGGTAATCATCCGGGTACTTTCTGAGGTAGTAGATAATAGTAGCATGGTTCCGCTTCATCTCTTTTGCAATCCTTACCACCGTTGCCCCTTCTTCACGGCATAGCTGGGCGAAAATCATACGGGAAAAGACGTGTTTTTGCTCTCTACTTTCGCCTATAATATCGAAGAATGAAACGCCCATGCCTTCGGCTATCGCCTGCTTTATGTGCTGGAAGGCAGGTACTTCTTCGTAAATAATTGTCTTTCCCGTTAGTTCGGCTAAATTCTTTTCAAGCGTAGCCCCTTTGGAAAATCCCCAATCGGGCAACAAATAAATAGCGTCGCACCCCATAAGTAGAAGAACGTCCATAGCTACATGGGCTTCCCAAGAGGCGGTAGCCGGAATACCGTTTTTAAGCGGGTTTATCACTTCGTAACCTTGGGCTTTTAACTTGGTTTCCGTTTCGTCGAACTTTGCCGCTACTTCTTCTATTGGTAGGCCGCTAATTCGGCCTGAAATGTATATCTTTTCCATATTGGCTATTATTTTCTATAAGAGTAATTTTCAAACGCTATTCTGTCGAACATTTCCGTAAATCGGTCGGCTATCCGTTCGCCGTATTTATCTGCCAGGTCTTCCGCGCTTAGATTGCTGGTCATAATTGTAAACTTCTGCCGGTCATACCGGTAGTAAATCGTATCGACAAAAGGACTAATTTCGTTTCCCCAAACCTTCACTACGGAAGGTTCCGTACCTACGTCGTCAATCGCCAATAACTCGGCTTTCTTAATGTAGTCGAAGCGTTCCGGCTGGTTCTTGGCTATGTCTGCAAGTTCCAAAGCCGATACCGCCAAAACATTTTTACGCCGGTCTGAATATAGGCTTTCGTACAGTACCCCTATAAGGCTACCTATTGCACGAACTAAGGTTGTTTTGCCATTGCCTACTGTTCCATGAAGAAGAAGCCCCGGTTTATGGTTTCCCGTCAGCCATTTTGCCGCCTTTTCTATATGGCTTTGGGTTGCTTCGTCGTCGATGAACTGCATACGCCGCCGCATAACTTCGGCTATATAACATTCGCGCAACATTGCCGGCACGTCTTCGGTGTATTTATCGACCTTAAAGCGTATCGGTATATTTCTTTTTTGAAGTACCGCCCGGAACCGCGCCAAGTCTACCCGTTGCGGCCCCTGTTTGTTGTCCTTTTCGTCCATTTCCGCTATTCCCTTTTTCGTTACGCTCCCAAGTTCTAACCGCTGCTCTCCAATCCTTCATACAGTTGCGGCCCACCTTCCAACCGTTAGAAGTATAGTAATCTATCCACGCTTGCGGGTCTACGTCGTTGCCCCGTTCTTGGCAATACGCCGCAACTTCTTCTAAGGTAGGTTTCTGAAAGATTGTACCGCCTTTTGTTTTAGGGGCTGCCTTACCCTTGCCTTGGGGCTTGCCAGCACCTAACGTCGGCCCTTGCGGTAGCTGGGTAATACCTTCGTTCAAAACCCGCATAAGGTCGTATTTTTCAAGTTTTTGCAATACCGATTTATGCGCGTTGTTCGTAGGGTTCAAGTTCGATAACCCGCCGTACTGAAATATGATAAATTCGGGTAAAAACGCTTTGCTTCCGTTATTGAAGAAATGGATTCTTCCGGCAAAGGCTTTTTCGAAGTCCTCTAAATCGTACGTTTCGCCGCAATAAAGCCCGGCTACCTCTAAGTCTACTTCCCATATTCCGGCGTTGTCGCACTCGCAAAAAAGGTACACCCAAAGCAATTTATAAGCGGGCGGTAAGTCCCTTATAAATCGTTTCTTAAATAGGTCGGTATCTATAAATCTTTTTGCCATTTTGTTACTTTTGAAAAGCTACCCCGGCCCGGAAACCGGGGTAGCTGGGTTAATACTGCTATTGCTCGATAATCGCAATTTCGGGGCTTAGTTCCCGAATGCGGGCTACCTGCACGTCTATAATTCGGTCGCGCAGGTCTTCCAAAAGCTGGCACGCTCCGGGGCTTACAAGTTGTAGGGTTACGTCGCGGCCGTTTACCGAAGCGTAAAATTCCACTTCGATAGTTTCCGCCGGCATACCTTTGAAAATCGGAATTTGAAGGGTAAAGGCTTCCGGCAGGTTACTCATAACCACGCCGCTATAATTGTCTTTGAAGTCGCCCTTTTCGCTCTTTTGCTTCTCTACCTTGGAATTTACGGTAGCTTCGAAGTTTTTAAGTTCGGTTACGAGCTTCATATTCGCGGTTTTGTCCGGGAAAAATGCGCGGTTCATTTTGAAGAACTGCCCCAACTCGTTAGGTTCCCAACCTTTGCCGGCGTTAATCCCAAATTCGGAAAATTTGGGGTGCGTAGTCAGTTTTCCAACGATTCGCCCGCGTCTATATTCGTCGTCTTCGTTCGTGATAAGGGTAATACTTACCTGTTCACGGTCTACTAAGACGTGGCAGCGCAACGGGTTAATTTGTTCGGAATCGTACCGCCGTAATTCCAAAAATTCAACCGGCGCACCGATAACACCGGAAAGGTCGATTTTTACCGGGGGCTTGGGGGCAAGAACTGCGGGGGCCTCGCCCTCACGTACGATAATTTCCGCCTGCGTAGTTCCTTCGGGAAGGTTTACTACTACTTTTTTGTTTTCGTCCATACTTTTTTACTTGTTGATTGTGAAACTTTTACTTGGTTTGAAGTGGGCTACTTCGTGCGCCGGTACGATAATCGTAGTACCGGCGGTAATGTTACGGGCTTTCTTTTCGGCCCGTTTCTTCGGCTGGAAGGTTCCGAAGCCACGAAGGTAAACGGGTTCCTTGCGCTGTACGCATTCCTTAATTGCGTCTAATGTGGCTTCGATAATCGGCCTTACGTGGCTATCGTTTTGCCCGGTCTTACTGCCAACGACTGTAATTAAATCTTGCTTCGTCATTGCTTTGCTTTTTAGTTGTTAGTACCTGTTTTTCTTCCGATTTGGAAAAGTGTTGTTTGTAATTCTTCGCTGTACGCCGGCCGGCTCTCGATAAGGTCGCCGTTCTCGTTGTAGTAGCCGACTTCGCGGGCTTCTTGGTCGATGAACTTAAAGCACCTTTCGGTAACAAATTCGGCTTTCTTCTTCAAACCGTCCAAGGTCTTTTTTCGCTCCGTCGTAAGGGGTTCCAAACGGGCCTTAAAGTCCTTCATCGCGGCCGTCTTTTCTTCCTCGATGTCGTTAATTTCGATGTCCGTTTCCGAAAGGCTTTCTTTCATGCGGGCCAATTCTTCCGGGGTAAAAGGCTTCATATACCCCTTTTCTTCCACCGCGTCGCAGTTATCCATAAGGAAGGCTACGCGCTTCTTGCCTTGTTCAAGGTCTTTCCCTAATTCTCTTTCCATGTTGCATTATTTTTTGATTAAAAGAAAATCGTTATAAAGACCTTCGAACTGACGGCCCGCGTACGTGGCGAGTTCACGGGTTTTATAGCAAAGCCGGGAGCCGACAGTCGCCGTCGTATACGAAGCCGCGTAATTCGTAGACGCGTACGAAAAGCCGGCATGAGCGGGATTATACACGAACCAAGGCCAATATTTGTACTCGTTGCTATTGGCCCAATCCGGCCGCCAACCTTCGTTAAGGGCTTCGGCAATGGTCTTTAACTTGCGGTAGGCTATTTCGTCCTTGGTAAAGCCTAACTTCGCTAATACGGTTTCGTTCATCGGCTCAATGCCAAGCACAGCGCAAGCGTCCGCGTAGGTCTTTACGCGCTTGGTAATGTCCTTCGGGGCAACCATTTTTACGGCCTGTAATACGGTCGTATTAACCCCTAACTTCTCGGCCAATCGTTCGGCTTCCTTGCTGGCAGCCTGTTCGTTCTCGTGTTTGTACGTCGGTGCGCCTTGGCCTTCGGCGTAAACCATAAAAAACTGCTTTTCCATTTTGTTATTTGTTAAAAAGTGAACTTTGTTTTTCTTCCCTCTTTTGCTCGTAAAGTATTCGCCTTTGTCGCGCAATACTCAACCGGACGGCCCTAATAGCGTCTTCACGCCCTTTTAGGCTTTCTTCGTACTCCAATAGTTCCGCTTCGCTTTGGGCGATAAAATACCCTTCGGAAGTGGCTATTAAGCCCGGTATAAGGTCGTTTGTCCTTATGTGGTTTATAATCTTCCTTACCCGTGCGTCGTTTAGTTTATAGGAACCTTTAAGGGTATTTACGATATGCTTGTTTGTAACGGCATTTTCGCGCCCTATTTTCGTCCTAAGCCCCCGTACGAGAAGCGGAAGAAGTACGCCCATTTCGTAATCGTTTAAGGGCTGCGTTTCTTGGTCAAATCCTTTAATCATATCAAAAGGGGGTTTTGTCGAAATTGATTATTAGCCCCGCTTCGGCTATATGTACGGTCTTACCGGTTGCGGCTCGCACTCCGGCCCGGAATTGTTCGGCGTTGCTGTTACCGTCGGAAAGGTGGATAAGAACAATATTATTTACCCCCTTTATATCGTTGGCTTGTAACGCCTGTACGCAATGGTCGTAGCTTAAATGCGATTTTAGCGTACGGTTCCGAACAACGGCGGGAATGCGCCCGGCCGCTATATTCGCGTCCAATAGGTCTAAGCGGTAATTACATTCTATCAATACGTTATTAAGTCCTGCAAACTTGCAAGGCAAGTAATAGGTATCGGTAGCGAATAGGATATTACCCGTTTCTTCGTGATTGATGAAGAACCCCAAAGGCTCGGCGGAATCGTGCTTAGTCCCGAAAGGAATAATTCGGAAACCGCCGAGGGTAAAAAGGGTTCCGGCTTTGCAAACATTCGCGCGGCGCGGGCCTTCTATTGGGGTGTTCTCAATTGTACCGGCCGAAGCGTAGACGGGTACGGTAGCTTTCAATACTTCGTTAATGTAGCCTGCGTGGTCTTTGTGTTCGTGGGTAATTAGGCAGCCTACAACCTTCGTTATATTGTAGTCTAACGCTTGCTTCACGCTGGCGAACCTTACGCCCGCTTCCAATAACAAGGCTTCGCGGTCGTTCTCCAATATGTAGCTATTTCCGTGGCTGCTACTGCCTAATACTTTTAGAACCATTGTAACTACGCTTCTACGATTTTGCGAAATGCTTTACGCTTCCTTTTTAGCGGAAGGTTCCGGCCGATGAAGTCCATAGCCGTAGCGAATTTGCCCGAAAATCGAATAAGGGCTTTGTCTTGCTGGGCTACGCTCTGTTCGTTCTCCTTCGCCATGTCCGCCGCTTTGTTAATCCGGGCGTTCATTGCGTCGATGTCCTTTGCCGTCAGAATGGCAATACCAAAAATTACTTTCATATTAGAATCCAGGTGTTTTAAGTGGCTGTTTGGTTCCGTTCGTTTCTGCTTGGCCGAAATCAAGTGTTCCGCCGGTATTGGCGTTATTCTGTATTTCGGTTTCTACCTCGTGGGTAACGTCCTTATATTCCACGTCTTCAACGGGGCCGCTTTGTTCATCAGCGTCGCCGAAGTCGCAACCGGTTATATACTCGTAAAGGGCTTTTTTGGCGCGTCGTTCGGCTTTACCCCGGATTTGGTCGGGGCTGCTGTAATCGTCCTTCTTCACGGTTGCCACTATTCCGAAGCTGTTTTTTTCTCCGTTGTACGTGTAGCTGATTTTGCAAGGCACCTCCGCAAATCCGGCGGTTTGGCCTTTGTCAAATGATACGTCGATGAAGTATTTTACGCCGAGTTTCCGAAGAAGGGCCGTATAGCCTTCCTTGGTCGGGTACATTCGTTCGGCAATAATATTAAATTGGTTGCCGGTCGGAAGAAGCCCGATACTTACCGCGTCTATAATCGCGTCCCGAACAACCGGGATAGTATAAAGCGGTTGTACCGTCCCGTTTTTACGCGGCCGCCCGTTACGGTCGGTAAGAAAGCCTACCTTCGTGTTCATAAGCGGCATAAATACACGCTCCATTACTTCGTCGGAAAGAGCTTCGCGCAAAAGGGCAATTACGTTTACGGCAGTAAATGCCGCGCCGAAGTTGTTTACAATCTGCAAGGCCGAAGCGTCCTTACAGGCAAGTTCAAATTTCCGCTTTGCTTCGTCAATTACGGTTAATCCTTTTTCTTCTGCCATAACTCATAATTTTTATAGGTTGTTATTCGTTTTCAAGAAGTCGGCTTAACTTCTTCAAGGTCGCTAATTCCATAGCTTCGGCAGCAAGCGGCGCGGTTTGTTTTTCGGTGAAGAAATTCGCCAACCCCTTTATTACTTGCCCACCGTTACCGCCTACTGCTATTACGCCCTGCACATTCTCGCTTTCGCCGTCCTTATTGTCCTTAACGTCCGTGCCGATAAGGATAAAGGCCCGGCCTTCGTTGTCTTTTACCGCCTGCGTAAGCGTTTCGGCGATTTGCTCCAACTGCTGCGCGAACTCGCGCTTTTCTTTGTTCTCGTTCATAACTTTAATTTTTATAAGTGGTTAATGGTTAATTCTCTGTCGGTGGTTACAACCAATTTTACAAGCTGGGAAGCAACCGGGAATAGTTGGTTTACGCTTTCGGCGTTGTCGATGAATACCGGTGCGCTTACCCCGTGATACAGGCAAAGCGTGTTAATGATGTCAAGCCCGGCGTTTATCTTTCCGGCAGTATTGAGGTCTGCGTACTTAACCCCGTCTACCATTGCGATACAAGTAGGGGTTTCGCCGCCATTTAGCTGGGCTTCGAACATTCGGAAGCGGACGGTTTGGAACTTACTATTTACCCGGCGTTCTACTTCGTCCATTCGGGCCTTATTAAGTTCGTCTATCGTAAATTCCTGCTTTTCTAAGTCTGCTTGCTGCTGGGCTAATTCCTTTTCCCGCGCCAATATTTCGGCCTTCTTTGCGGCGTTCTTTTCAATGGTAGCCCGAATATTTAGCTTTTGTTTTACTTCGTCCAAAAGGGCCGTAAGTTCCCGTTTCTTGGCGGTAAGCTCGGTAGTATCGGCCGCCGGTATATCCGAAATGGTAGCGGATATTTCGGCTATCCGGGCTTCTATCTCCTTCCATTCGGGTAAGTCTTCGGGGATAATGTCGGTAGATACGGTTACTTCCGGGTTGGCGGCTATTTCCGCTTCCAAGTCCTGTAACTTCTTCGCGTATTCGGCTTTCTTGGCGGCGATAACTTCCATACGTTCGGAAAGTTGGGCTTCCAATTCCTGTAACCGGGCTTTCTTTTCGGCTATTCGCTGGTTTAGCGTTTTGCCTTCTTCGGTAATCCGGGTAAGGTCGCGGGTCTTGGCTTCGTCGAATTTGGCCCGCGCCTTCTCTTTGGCAATAGCGTCCATACGCAAAACGCTTGCGTCCGAGCATAAGGTTTCGTATATCGGGCAAATAAGGCCGTCGGTACTTACTTTGTATTCTTCGGCGTTCCGCGTATTCCATTCTTCGCGCTTGGCTTCCACCTTGGCGGATAAGCCCGCTATTTCGGAAGTAAGGGTTTTAATAGTATAGCGAATATCGGAAAGGCCGTTTTCCGAAGCGGTATTATAATTTTCTGCTTCCCGCTTGGTTATTTCGTAGCTGGTCTTAACCTCGTTACGTTTGGCATTCTTCTCGTAGCCTTCCTTTTGGGCCGCCTGCCTTGCCCGAAAAATTATATCTTGCTGCTGGTTCCGAAGGTCGTTAATCGCTTTGCGTTTTCCCTGCACCCCTTCGTAGTGTTTGCGGGCCGTTTCTGCAACGTCCGTAATAGCCGTTTCCACTTCTTCCAATTCGGCGGATAAGCGTACCTTTTCGGCTTCCAAGGCTTCGTAATCCGGTGCTTCGGGCGTAACGCTGTCTATTGCGTTAATCTCGATAGGGCATTTCCCCAAACCTTCCTTAATCCGGCTTTTGCGGTAGGCTATTTCTTGCTTGAACTCCGCCAAATCTTTACCGGAAAGCAGCGAAAGGATAGCCGCAAAATCGGCGCGACCGGCGGCCACTTCTTCGTATGTTACACCCCCGGCAATGCGTAGCAATATTTCGCGCTGGGTCTTCCAATCCAACGAAGGGAAGTAAGCCGGGTTCGTAATTAACTTAAAAAGTTGTTCTTCGGTTATGGCCGTTACTTTCTCTTGGAACGCTCCCGCCTTAATTTCTACGCCATTGCAGAAGTAATGCGTAGTATTTCCTTTAAGTTCTACTTCGGCCTTGCCGCGCGGTTTTACCCAATCTTCCGTAAGGGTGCGGGTAAGGGCTACTTCTTCGCCGTTTACGTCTAAAACCGCCGTTACGGAATGTTCCAATTTAAGTATAGGGTTCCCGTCCGGGCCGACCGTCTTAACGGTAAATGCGCCTTTCCCGCTATCCGTACGGTCGTTACTGTCTTTGCCGAAAAGCACCCAAGTAAAAGCGTCGAAAACGGTGCTTTTACCCGTCGCGTTTGCGCCGGCAATGGTGGTTACTTCGCCGAATTTTACGGCCAAGTCCCTAATACCCTTAAAGTTTTTAAGGGTCAATTCTTTTAATGTTACCTTCTTGCTCATAACAAGTTATTTATTTCGGTTGTTACTTTTCTTTGCTCGCTTTGCGGCCAACTCTAAGGCTTTTTCCGCATCTACTATTATCAACCTTCCGACCTGCCTATATGCGCCGTCGATTAATCCGCTTTGCTTTATGCGGCTGGCGGTAGTCTTGGAACATTTGAATAGTTCGGCAATCCCGGCCCGGCCGTAGACGTACTTTTTATTTGGGTCTTTGGTAACGTCTACTTCTATCCGGGGGCTTTGTCCTTTCCCTATTAGTTCCAATAATTCCCCCGCCGTAAGGTCTATAAGTCTTGTATTTAAGTCTGCCATACCTAACTGTCTTGCGGGTCTTCCGGTGGTGGGACCCGTTTTATAATGCGGGCGGCATTAGCGAAGTTGGCAACCTCTAAAAACAAGAACCAAAACGGGGCTTCCGCCGTGCTTGCAAGAAGGCAAAACGATATAACGAAATACCATACTATCGCCTTCTGTTTTAGCGTCAATCCCGAAAGGGACAATTCTTTAATTAGTTGCTTCATAGCCTTTGCCTTTTATAGTTCCCAAAAATCTAATTCGTATTCCTGCCGTCTTCCGGTTCTTCGTGTCGCTGTACGTTCGGCAGCCTTGCGGCTTCTGAACAGTCGGTAGGTGTCGCCTTGGGCGTACAATTCATGCGGTAGAATAATCGCAAGGAAGAAGCAGGCTATAATTGTCCGTTTTATAGGGGATAGGTCGAAAGAAACGCCGCAATGTGTGCAGAACCACCATACGCAAAGCTCCGTAGCCTTCTGTATTCCTATCTTGCTATAAATATT
This Alistipes shahii WAL 8301 DNA region includes the following protein-coding sequences:
- a CDS encoding single-stranded DNA-binding protein, which gives rise to MLVLEAIGNLGADAIIKDLNGQKYIAFSVAHTESYKDSQGQRHERTTWVSCLKYGESQVINYLKKGTRVFIRGELSAKAYEAGGALQAGINCRVRELQLLGGNRADQTEAPQQAVTTSAATPTYAPPAYQQPEEVDDLPF
- a CDS encoding DNA cytosine methyltransferase, translated to MDNIRLLYIDLFCGAGGTSTGVEKANYKERKCAKVIACVNHDANAIASHAANHPEAQHYTEDMRTLDLRPLAEHTAEMRRMYPMAKVVLWASLECTNFSRAKGGQPRDADSRTLAEHLFRYIEALTPDYIQIENVEEFMSWGDLDENGKPISRDKGRLYTNWVDNVKAYGYKFDHRILNAADYGAYTSRKRFFGIFAKPYLPIVWPKPTHSKTGGGDLFGSLAKWKPVKEVLDFADEGESIFNRKKPLSPKTLERIYAGLIKFVAGGKDSFLIKYNSVNKKTGKHIPPSIDEPCPTVACQNRLGIANIHFLAKHFSGHPESKVSSVDNVAGTITTVDHHSLVGAEFLSAYYGNGNNHSVNMPSPTITTKDRFSVVKPEFIANNYSGGGQLSSLDNPCPAVMTNPKQNVIACKWYLMNPQFSNAGGSVEKPCFTLIAKMDKKPPYLIATECGQLAIEIYETDSGPMRKIKEFMALYGIVDIKMRMLKIIELKRIMGFPENYTLIGTQADQKKFIGNAVEVNIARVLCEALVEEIVDELLKVA
- a CDS encoding DUF4406 domain-containing protein — encoded protein: MEKIYISGRISGLPIEEVAAKFDETETKLKAQGYEVINPLKNGIPATASWEAHVAMDVLLLMGCDAIYLLPDWGFSKGATLEKNLAELTGKTIIYEEVPAFQHIKQAIAEGMGVSFFDIIGESREQKHVFSRMIFAQLCREEGATVVRIAKEMKRNHATIIYYLRKYPDDYRYTPEFRAYANAVKAHLSKD
- a CDS encoding replication protein, encoding MDEKDNKQGPQRVDLARFRAVLQKRNIPIRFKVDKYTEDVPAMLRECYIAEVMRRRMQFIDDEATQSHIEKAAKWLTGNHKPGLLLHGTVGNGKTTLVRAIGSLIGVLYESLYSDRRKNVLAVSALELADIAKNQPERFDYIKKAELLAIDDVGTEPSVVKVWGNEISPFVDTIYYRYDRQKFTIMTSNLSAEDLADKYGERIADRFTEMFDRIAFENYSYRK
- a CDS encoding HU family DNA-binding protein gives rise to the protein MTKQDLITVVGSKTGQNDSHVRPIIEATLDAIKECVQRKEPVYLRGFGTFQPKKRAEKKARNITAGTTIIVPAHEVAHFKPSKSFTINK
- a CDS encoding MBL fold metallo-hydrolase, with product MVLKVLGSSSHGNSYILENDREALLLEAGVRFASVKQALDYNITKVVGCLITHEHKDHAGYINEVLKATVPVYASAGTIENTPIEGPRRANVCKAGTLFTLGGFRIIPFGTKHDSAEPLGFFINHEETGNILFATDTYYLPCKFAGLNNVLIECNYRLDLLDANIAAGRIPAVVRNRTLKSHLSYDHCVQALQANDIKGVNNIVLIHLSDGNSNAEQFRAGVRAATGKTVHIAEAGLIINFDKTPF
- a CDS encoding AAA family ATPase — its product is MSKKVTLKELTLKNFKGIRDLAVKFGEVTTIAGANATGKSTVFDAFTWVLFGKDSNDRTDSGKGAFTVKTVGPDGNPILKLEHSVTAVLDVNGEEVALTRTLTEDWVKPRGKAEVELKGNTTHYFCNGVEIKAGAFQEKVTAITEEQLFKLITNPAYFPSLDWKTQREILLRIAGGVTYEEVAAGRADFAAILSLLSGKDLAEFKQEIAYRKSRIKEGLGKCPIEINAIDSVTPEAPDYEALEAEKVRLSAELEEVETAITDVAETARKHYEGVQGKRKAINDLRNQQQDIIFRARQAAQKEGYEKNAKRNEVKTSYEITKREAENYNTASENGLSDIRYTIKTLTSEIAGLSAKVEAKREEWNTRNAEEYKVSTDGLICPIYETLCSDASVLRMDAIAKEKARAKFDEAKTRDLTRITEEGKTLNQRIAEKKARLQELEAQLSERMEVIAAKKAEYAKKLQDLEAEIAANPEVTVSTDIIPEDLPEWKEIEARIAEISATISDIPAADTTELTAKKRELTALLDEVKQKLNIRATIEKNAAKKAEILAREKELAQQQADLEKQEFTIDELNKARMDEVERRVNSKFQTVRFRMFEAQLNGGETPTCIAMVDGVKYADLNTAGKINAGLDIINTLCLYHGVSAPVFIDNAESVNQLFPVASQLVKLVVTTDRELTINHL
- a CDS encoding DUF3853 family protein encodes the protein MADLNTRLIDLTAGELLELIGKGQSPRIEVDVTKDPNKKYVYGRAGIAELFKCSKTTASRIKQSGLIDGAYRQVGRLIIVDAEKALELAAKRAKKSNNRNK
- a CDS encoding helix-turn-helix domain-containing protein; the encoded protein is MRAEAGLTQRETQIAELLAWGAAKKEVADRLSISPRTVENTARNIYSKIGIQKATELCVWWFCTHCGVSFDLSPIKRTIIACFFLAIILPHELYAQGDTYRLFRSRKAAERTATRRTGRRQEYELDFWEL